In a single window of the Debaryomyces hansenii CBS767 chromosome A complete sequence genome:
- a CDS encoding DEHA2A13024p (some similarities with uniprot|P41696 Saccharomyces cerevisiae YOR113W AZF1 Zinc-finger transcription factor), producing the protein MDKSALWSTYQDHRMTSTSPTSNSGKNNGNNSNPVVYGDNNSPSQPRQFKNANTSDNNLALGHDSVTKLDKNSVKNNPVRLDNGQYQDTQAQGFAGNNMAPTSAGNRQSLAQINFLFNPARQDSIGSILNNYSTFNNQSTAPNSSGNTLSNVNQNDSSHADSAPKSQSVDVTYPSYYLNHQDSSINGQSTIGNDGIRPRGDSFFLPPPINSQMRSNSSDYENNPNQRQSNSSRSNSIFSSLIQIPGSGNNSVSDAPPNGDRTNNANNANNANNANSVNMNNNNNNNNHDISAGGNKSKVNQTSITANNGQGGSFSIPLAEFEESLGNFLALQQDPKGSLSGIKSKRGSVDYPISNSFWDGLNNGFSGSISGMPFSGSVSGILAGIANGNIDFSNMNEEQRRDSIIKLINDQQNTQTQRSSDNSTTIPNTKLREDIFDTKASKPDYEKVYNERTPKYNDNNSKIKGEHVSPSSSMSSITSARYNDEPQSPKTSPSTYNVSLNQASLPQNFNQIQKQAYPTLDQQNYIAPQARQQYNYEQARTNNTDTVGALPPNGIKNQGILNQNNLPIYQAQQQSQQPQPQQQQIQQQQQQQQQQQQQQQQQQQQLQQYYRQFQNYQPQQNQHQQQYQPGHVVPSANMNDKQNAPNENDTNLVPAQQFVKAEDGRPLLGATKIDQLMLVIQAREKGVNNPIPQGPDGSILASPEVKQENGVIPQPINLVGGVDKPPKDKLDGDIFEPEDDSSSAKKKKTKNKQCPYCFKYFTQSTHLEVHVRSHIGYKPFECSYCHKRFTQGGNLRTHLRLHTGEKPFTCEVCKRSFSRKGNLAAHKLTHENLKPYECKLDNCDKSFTQLGNLKSHQNRFHLSTLNELTHKLAELRKEEIDSLPKDEKDLLHYFKDLYKNSNKGILGRGKRIKPINELNDSKIEPAW; encoded by the coding sequence atgGATAAGTCAGCGCTTTGGTCAACGTATCAGGACCACCGGATGACGTCAACATCGCCGACATCAAACAGTGGTAAGAATAACGGTAACAACTCGAATCCAGTTGTTTATGGGGATAATAATAGTCCCAGCCAGCCTAGACAGTTCAAAAATGCTAACACGAGTGATAATAACCTCGCTTTGGGACATGATAGTGTTACTAAACTTGACAAGAACAGCGTGAAAAATAACCCTGTAAGACTAGATAATGGGCAGTATCAGGATACACAAGCACAAGGGTTCGCTGGAAACAACATGGCACCTACTAGTGCAGGAAATAGACAAAGTTTAGCGCAAATAAACTTTTTGTTCAACCCCGCTAGGCAGGACCTGATAGGCTcgatattgaataattatcTGACATTCAATAATCAGTCTACAGCTCCCAATAGCAGTGGGAATACATTGAGTAATGTTAATCAAAATGATAGTTCACACGCTGATTCAGCCCCGAAATCTCAGCTGGTTGATGTAACTTACCCCAGTTATTACTTGAATCATCAAGATTCATCTATTAATGGGCAGTCTACTATTGGAAATGATGGTATTAGACCTCGAGGAGATAGCTTCTTTCTACCACCGCCTATAAACTCACAAATGCGACTGAATAGCAGTGACTATGAAAACAATCCAAATCAGCGTCAAAGCAATTCATCCAGATCGAATAGCATATTTAGCTCGCTCATTCAAATCCCTGGATCTGGGAATAATTCTGTAAGTGATGCTCCTCCAAATGGTGACAGGACTAATAATGCgaataatgcaaataatgcaaataatgcaaataGTGTAAACatgaataataacaataacaacAATAACCATGATATTTCTGCGGGCGGAAATAAGTCAAAAGTAAATCAAACGTCAATTACTGCCAATAATGGACAAGGAGGAAGCTTTCTGATTCCATTGGCggaatttgaagaaagtTTGGGGAATTTCTTAGCTTTACAGCAAGATCCTAAAGGCTCACTTCTGGGTATCAAATCAAAACGTGGTTCTGTAGATTATCCCATAAGTAATTCATTTTGGGATGGTTTAAATAATGGTTTTTCAGGATCAATAAGTGGCATGCCATTTAGTGGTAGTGTAAGTGGTATTCTCGCTGGAATAGCCAATGGCAATATTGATTTCAGTAATATGAATGAAGAACAAAGAAGAGACTCGATTATAAAGCTCATAAATGACCAACAGAATACTCAGACTCAAAGATCACTGGATAATAGCACCACTATTCCTAATACTAAATTAAGagaagatatatttgataccAAAGCCAGTAAGCCTGATTACGAGAAAGTCTATAATGAAAGGACTCCTAAGtataatgataacaattcaaaaataaaaggTGAACATGTTTCTCCTAGTTCCTCCATGTCTTCTATTACTTCCGCAAGGTATAATGATGAACCTCAATCCCCCAAAACTTCTCCTTCGACATATAATGTTAGCTTGAATCAGGCATCATTACCgcaaaatttcaatcaaataCAAAAGCAAGCGTATCCAACTTTAGATCAACAGAACTACATAGCTCCGCAAGCCCGGCAGCAGTATAACTATGAACAAGCACGAACCAACAATACTGATACTGTTGGTGCTCTACCACCTAATGGGATCAAAAACCAAGGCatattaaatcaaaataatttaccGATCTACCAAGCACAACAGCAACTGCAACAACCACAACCACAACAGCAGCAAatacaacaacagcaacaacaacaacaacaacaacaacaacaacaacaacaacaacaacaacaactaCAACAGTACTATCGGCagtttcaaaattatcaaccCCAACAAAATCAGCATCAACAGCAATATCAACCAGGACATGTTGTCCCTTCTGCAAATATGAATGATAAACAAAATGCAccaaatgaaaatgatacGAATCTTGTTCCAGCTCAACAATTTGTTAAAGCGGAGGATGGTCGTCCCTTATTAGGAGCAACAAAAATAGATCAGTTAATGTTGGTTATACAAGCTCGTGAAAAAGGTGTAAATAATCCAATTCCTCAAGGACCTGATGGAAGTATATTAGCTTCGCCCGAAGTTAAGCAGGAAAATGGAGTTATTCCTCAACCTATAAATTTAGTTGGTGGTGTTGATAAGCCACCGAAAGATAAATTGGACGGAGACATATTTGAACCTGAAGATGATTCCTCGAGTgctaagaagaagaaaacgaagaaTAAGCAATGTCCCTATTgctttaaatattttactCAATCAACTCACTTAGAGGTGCATGTTAGATCTCATATCGGATATAAGCCGTTTGAATGTTCATATTGTCACAAAAGATTTACTCAGGGTGGTAATTTGAGAACTCATTTGCGGTTACATACGGGCGAAAAGCCTTTTACCTGTGAAGTTTGTAAACGTTCATTCAGTCGTAAGGGTAATTTGGCAGCTCATAAATTAACTCATGAGAATTTAAAGCCCTACGAATGTAAATTGGACAACTGTGACAAGTCTTTTACTCAGTTAGGGAATTTAAAATCTCATCAGAATAGATTCCATTTATCTACCTTAAACGAATTAACACATAAGTTGGCTGAATTGCGTAAAGAGGAGATAGATAGTTTACCTAAGGATGAAAAAGATCTACTTCACTATTTTAAAGACTTATATAAGAATTCGAATAAAGGAATTCTTGGTAGAGGCAAGAGAATAAAACCCATAAATGAGTTGAATGATTCAAAGATAGAGCCAGCCTGGTGA
- a CDS encoding DEHA2A13046p (weakly similar to uniprot|Q12453 Saccharomyces cerevisiae YOR112W) translates to MNFLSKTFSTLTGSSIPYTIKDKVVDPLLSHPDTRPIWTIYDGLNPKNDNAPVTIFEFNLKDPVNIQNDYIALARNCFKKVKLIKHPGIISVIDFIENDNFLYIVTEQVVPLKSYLGNNKTQISEDAKLFGIYSIGQSLSFINMKCHCLHGNIDVNNSIFVTSAGDWKLFGFELLTNLNSDPDQPIYRYSNRLPVFKNNVPEDVLNQGVDSIRQFPIKFDSFLYGAFIYKVLTLETFDNKIQQSELLTPNSKIPKQLNVNFKRLVSNKPNLRTTIDKFLNDSNSFFSSNKIVQFNTQLEEIKFKNEEEKREFFKYGLAAYLSDTDSIQFPPGLLDYKLLPELVGQFDTLSKIAPSINSTPEEHQQKQETISVILHYLLKFGSTLPPDIFNKSVKPIIFKTFGLADRTIRLNLLTHLPSYSAYLTESDIQSKIFYDMISGFQDTNFMIRETTLKSITTIIDKISVKQVNQDLLKVLAKSQMDPKPSIRTNTLILIIKISDKIYKNSKNNVLITALSKSLRDSFTPCKMMALSGFEKLIEEFSLDEICGKILGHLAISLMDNKSYKVRVEAKRVFNLYLQSVERHSATLPQDEEDEDSEEKEFFKKYAPMNKDVKEKVTEAPVSNSTFGWNVVNKLISTSAVDGKLNNDFNSSTPDLTRAASPSTNNINSNSKDLNNNNDNANDWNYEDDGWNEDTDLETENNTLKEPKELPEKKVLSTPAKTHKKASTLKLGSKQQKNPGSTLKLNLAVEEDDGWGDSADW, encoded by the coding sequence ATGAATTTCTTATCGAAGACCTTTAGTACGTTAACGGGCTCTTCTATCCCGTACACTATCAAGGACAAGGTTGTTGACCCTCTTCTCTCTCATCCAGATACAAGACCAATTTGGACAATATATGATGGCTTAAACccaaaaaatgataatgctCCAGTTAccatatttgaatttaatctTAAGGATCCGGTAAATATTCAGAATGACTACATTGCTTTAGCAAGAAATTGCTTTAAAAAAgtgaaattgatcaagCACCCTGGAATTATATCAGtgattgattttattgaaaacgataatttcttatatatTGTTACAGAACAAGTGGTACCTTTAAAAAGCTATTTGGGTAATAACAAAACTCAGATTTCTGAAGATGCTAAATTATTTGGTATTTATTCGATTGGTCAATCATTACTGTTTATTAATATGAAATGTCACTGTTTACATGGAAATATTGACGTGAATAATTCTATCTTTGTCACTTCGGCCGGAGACTGGAAGCTTTTtggatttgaattattgacaaatttaaattcagATCCAGATCAACCGATATACAGATATTCCAATAGATTGCCAgtatttaaaaataatgTACCTGAAGATGTATTAAATCAAGGAGTAGATTCCATAAGACAATTTCCTATAAAgtttgattcatttttatatgGTGCTTTTATCTACAAAGTATTAACTCTTGAAACATTTgacaataaaattcaacaacTGGAACTATTGACACCAAATAGTAAGATCCCAAAGCAATTGAATGTTAATTTTAAAAGGCTAGTTTCGAATAAACCAAATTTAAGAACTACGATAGATAAATTCTTAAACGATAGCAACTCATTCTTTAGCAGCAACAAAATAGTACAGTTTAATACTCAATTAGAggaaatcaaattcaagaacgaagaagaaaagcgtgaatttttcaaatatggGCTTGCTGCTTACTTATCAGATACTGATAGTATACAATTCCCACCAGGTTTACTAGACTATAAGCTTTTACCTGAGCTTGTAGGTCAATTTGATACCTTGTCAAAAATAGCCCCATCGATAAATTCTACTCCAGAAGAACATCAACAAAAGCAAGAAACTATATCGGTAATAttgcattatttattaaaatttgGATCAACATTACCGCctgatatatttaataagtCCGTTAAACCAATCATATTTAAAACTTTTGGCTTAGCTGATAGAACAATCAgattaaatttattaactcACCTTCCGTCGTATTCAGCATATTTAACTGAATCTGATATCCAACTGAAAATATTCTATGACATGATCAGTGGGTTTCAGGATACTAATTTTATGATTCGTGAAACTACCTTAAAATCGATCACAACTATTATTGACAAAATATCTGTAAAACAAGTAAAtcaagatttattgaaagtaTTAGCAAAATCACAGATGGATCCTAAACCTTCAATTAGAACAAACACattaatattgattattaaaatatctGATAAGATCTATAAAAATTCTAAAAACAATGTGTTGATAACTGCATTATCCAAGTCGTTAAGAGATTCTTTTACACCATGCAAGATGATGGCGTTGTCTGGGTTTGAAAAACTTATAGAAGAATTCTCATTAGATGAAATTTGTGGGAAAATATTAGGACACTTGGCTATTTCATTGATGGACAACAAGTCTTATAAAGTCAGGGTTGAGGCGAAAAGAGTTTTCAACCTATATTTACAATCTGTCGAAAGACATTCTGCCACATTACCccaagatgaagaagacgaagatCTGGAGGAAAAAGAGTTTTTTAAGAAATATGCTCCAATGAATAAAGATGTCAAGGAGAAAGTAACTGAAGCTCCTGTATCAAATTCTACGTTTGGATGGAATGTGgtgaataaattaatatctACATCTGCAGTAGACGGTAAATTAAACAATGATTTCAATAGTTCTACACCTGACTTGACAAGAGCCGCTTCGCcatcaacaaataatatcaattcaaataGTAAAGATcttaacaataataatgacaaCGCTAATGATTGGAattatgaagatgatggtTGGAACGAAGATACTGATCTTGAGactgaaaataatacattGAAAGAGCCAAAAGAGTTACCTGAGAAGAAGGTTTTATCTACTCCAGCCAAGACTCACAAGAAAGCCAGCACTTTGAAACTAGGCTCAAAACAGCAAAAGAATCCAGGATCAACACTCAAACTAAACCTTGCAGTTGAGGAGGATGATGGCTGGGGTGATTCCGCTGATTGGTAA
- a CDS encoding DEHA2A13068p (weakly similar to CA3865|IPF4608 Candida albicans IPF4608), which yields MREVHFHEGDAVSCYSDTTVTESDNFNLNTFNNYYSTRNRIVDEGLEIDDYELKIISNNQTRSLKLSNISNFIQMIVSSQDLQEMLGIQRMSLELITVQHLIVYAFSNMGEVLSEPVKYVNQIKLLHLGKKYSIEDFTNNGNMSLVNDLKIKECPSFHLILTDVPPSPLPLISKKFIIMNFFTHEEFTGSVTYAEAIVKKLKASRNYRQSSVVSNTETLSDVTNMQSKIPLKPEGKFKRRLKKLCRL from the coding sequence ATGAGGGAAGTACATTTTCATGAAGGAGATGCCGTATCTTGCTACTCTGACACGACCGTGACGGAAAGTGATAACTTTAATTTGAACacatttaataattattatagtACAAGAAATAGGATTGTTGATGAAGGATTGGAAATCGACGATTATGAACTTAAAATCATATCTAATAATCAAACCAGAAGTTTGAAATTATCGAACATTAGCAATTTCATACAGATGATTGTTTCTTCACAAGATTTACAAGAAATGTTAGGCATTCAGCGAATGTCACTAGAATTGATCACAGTTCAACACTTAATCGTATATGCATTTAGTAATATGGGGGAAGTTTTACTGGAGCCGGTTAAATACGTTAATCAGATCAAGCTATTACACTTGGGTAAGAAATACTCGATTGAAGATTTTACAAACAACGGAAATATGTCATTGGTAAATGACTTAAAGATCAAAGAATGTCcttcatttcatttaatcTTGACAGATGTGCCGCCAAGTCCATTACCTTTAATATCtaagaaatttattatcatgaattttttcactCACGAAGAGTTTACTGGCTCAGTAACATATGCTGAGGCGATCGTTAAAAAGCTTAAGGCCAGTAGGAATTATAGACAGTCCTCAGTTGTTTCAAATACCGAAACTTTATCTGATGTTACTAACATGCAGAGTAAGATACCCTTAAAGCCAGAAGGTAAATTCAAAAGGAGGTTGAAGAAACTTTGCAGGCTCTGA
- a CDS encoding DEHA2A13090p (similar to uniprot|P38853 Saccharomyces cerevisiae YHR158C KEL1 Protein required for proper cell fusion and cell morphology) yields the protein MARFTFGKNKKRLEEANTSYADDTMDSSSPSEPVHDSPVSSPVASPILRKQPKSRIAPAITINGTTPWKRHKLINSPFPRYRHSAAAVATEKNEIFLMGGLKEGSVFGDTWKITPQGSTLDDEITGYEASNIDVVNLNNPPARVGHSSVLCGNAYIIYGGDTVDTDFNGFPDNNFYLFNINNSKYTIPSHVLNKPNGRYGHTIGVISLHNTSSKLFLFGGQLENDVFNDLYFFELNTFKSPKARWELIEPLNNFKPPPLTNHSLSVYKNKIYVFGGVYNNEKISNDLWCFDALISKWIQVTTTGNVPPPVNEHASCIVNDKLFVYGGNDFSGIIYNSLYVLDLHTLVWSKLIEQGENNGPGPRCGHSMTYLPKFNRLLIMGGDKNDYATSNSDDFETYELYNGEEYGTMIYELDLDIVEHFLSSSAAAKTAAKSPSKKMAASAAPIAPVVGNDDSRNNSLRHARSYSAGPDDFKTPNVSPERVPRIVTDSEPQSKQANSQPEDKFVDVDVPSGNISERDISIDDQRDFVPSDDEIPPISQRRSRGILGNNSGQAANGTRPKVLGKDYNYIRSDEDLTRSNNATPVLERNSQIPPSAVARNGEDDSKIKKLVNELTNELNDLRASTKTQMQNATEKINSLEQENASLRENDKSTNLQGQLQDKEALLGEKDNLIYELKRQVDPAALAINEDESSERAISTGGISELSKYKLERLELNNRLIYLEDENAGLTAKFADFEPFMNNQIGQLSSFQKIIKAQEEKISRLSSQVKDQEPLHREINDWKNKFHNLQLEFDNFKTINADDQFSDSDNERFAEEQGAEVNRSIASNASVSKKSKKEIASHLESLIALWSARSASEQKDMSGNVNPNSESSAMVSKLQMQLDDLLKISKQQEMGSSNEIQSLKNELNIKLQNLKTFEENYRDALQSVNNTSKALNLTQDELNNQRIMMEKLIKENNELKLFRRASRRVSARTPIINEEQFGDSNVASPTISETSPHDDDAAISNAHYNMKVKDLEADLYILKQERDQLKDNVTSLQKELYLSQNTQ from the coding sequence ATGGCACGATTTACTTTTGGcaaaaacaagaaaaggCTTGAAGAGGCTAATACATCGTATGCTGATGATACGATGGATAGTAGCTCCCCTAGTGAACCAGTTCACGACTCACCGGTGAGTTCGCCAGTAGCATCTCCGATACTTAGAAAGCAGCCGAAACTGAGAATTGCACCTGCAATTACTATAAACGGGACTACACCATGGAAACGACacaaattgatcaattcaCCATTCCCTAGATACAGACACTctgctgctgctgttgcCACGGAAAAGAATGAGATCTTCTTAATGGGAGGCTTGAAGGAAGGTTCCGTGTTTGGAGATACTTGGAAAATTACCCCTCAAGGACTGACCttagatgatgaaatcACCGGCTACGAAGCCAGTAATATTGATGTTGTTAATCTCAATAATCCTCCCGCTAGAGTGGGCCACTCCTCGGTATTGTGTGGTAATGCCTATATTATCTACGGTGGTGACACAGTTGATACCGATTTCAACGGTTTCCCTGATAATAACTTTTACTTATTTAACATCAATAACAGCAAATATACCATACCAAGCCATGTTTTAAATAAGCCAAATGGAAGATATGGTCACACTATTGGAGTTATTTCCTTGCATAATACCTCTTCCAAGCTATTCTTATTTGGTGGGCAATTGGAAAATGATGtattcaatgatttatatttcttcgAATTGAATACTTTCAAGAGCCCAAAAGCTAGATGGGAATTGATTGAGCCGTTGAACAATTTTAAACCCCCACCCTTAACTAATCACTCTTTGTCAGTTTACAAGAATAAGATTTATGTTTTCGGTGGGGtctataataatgaaaagatCTCAAACGATTTGTGGTGTTTTGATGCGTTGATCAGTAAGTGGATCCAAGTCACTACCACAGGTAATGTACCACCACCAGTCAATGAACATGCAAGTTGCATTGTTAATGACAAATTGTTTGTTTATGGTGGTAACGATTTTAGTGGTATAATCTATAATTCTTTGTATGTATTAGACTTACATACTTTAGTCTGGTCCAAATTAATTGAACAGGGTGAAAACAATGGACCCGGTCCAAGATGTGGTCATTCAATGACATATTTGCCAAAGTTTAATAGATTATTAATTATGGGTGGtgataaaaatgattatgctacttcaaattctgatgattttgaaaccTATGAATTGTATAATGGTGAAGAATATGGCACCATGATTTATGAATTAGATTTAGATATTGTCGAGCATTTCTTGTCTTCGAGTGCAGCTGCTAAGACGGCTGCTAAGTCTCCTTCCAAAAAGATGGCGGCTTCTGCTGCACCTATTGCTCCTGTGGTTGGTAATGATGACTCAAGGAACAATCTGTTACGTCATGCAAGAAGTTACTCAGCAGGGCCTGATGATTTCAAAACACCTAATGTCTCGCCCGAAAGAGTACCTAGAATTGTTACGGATTCCGAACCTCAGTCCAAGCAAGCTAATTCTCAACCAGAAGATAAGTTTGTGGATGTGGACGTTCCTTCAGGAAATATTTCTGAGAGAGACatttcaattgatgatCAAAGAGATTTCGTCCcatctgatgatgaaattcCACCCATTTCTCAACGTAGATCTCGTGGTATTTTAGGAAATAATTCAGGTCAAGCAGCTAATGGAACCCGTCCTAAAGTATTAGGAAAAGACTATAACTATATAAGGTCTGATGAGGATTTAACGCGAAGCAACAATGCTACTCCGGTTTTAGAAAGGAACTCGCAAATCCCACCGTCAGCCGTTGCTAGAAATGGAGAAGACGATTCaaaaatcaaaaagttGGTGAATGAATTAACAAATGAGTTGAATGATTTGAGGGCTTCCACGAAAACACAGATGCAAAATGCtactgaaaaaattaattcattagaacaagaaaatgcTTCATTGagagaaaatgataaatctaCAAACTTGCAAGGGCAACTTCAAGACAAAGAAGCTCTACTTGGTGAAAAggataatttgatttatgaACTAAAACGCCAAGTTGACCCGGCTGCACTTGCtataaatgaagatgaaagtTCCGAAAGAGCAATCTCTACAGGAGGAATTTCAGAATTaagtaaatataaattagaGAGGTTAGAGTTAAATAACAGGCTAATTTATttggaagatgaaaatgcTGGGTTAACGGCTAAATTTGCTGATTTTGAGCCATTCatgaataatcaaattgGACAATTATCAAGCTTtcaaaaaatcattaaagcacaagaagaaaagatttcCCGGTTATCAAGCCAAGTTAAGGACCAAGAACCTTTACATAGGGAGATTAATGATTGGAAAAATAAATTCCATAATTTGCAattagaatttgataatttcaaaaccATAAATGCAGATGATCAATTTTCTGATAGCGATAACGAGCGCTTCGCTGAAGAACAAGGTGCTGAAGTTAATAGATCTATTGCAAGTAACGCATCTGTCAGTAAAAAATCGAAAAAGGAAATTGCATCCCACTTAGAAAGTTTGATTGCTTTATGGTCTGCAAGAAGTGCATCTGAGCAAAAGGATATGTCTGGCAATGTTAATCCTAACTCTGAAAGCTCTGCTATGGTATCCAAGTTACAGATGCAATTAGATgacttattgaaaattagtAAGCAACAAGAAATGGGTTCATCGAATGAAATTCAAAGCTTGaagaatgaattaaatattaaattacAAAACTTGAAaacatttgaagaaaactACAGAGATGCTTTACAATCTGTTAATAACACTAGTAAGGCTCTTAATTTAACTcaagatgaattgaataatcaaagaattatgatggagaaattgattaaggaaaataatgaaCTAAAATTATTCAGAAGAGCATCAAGAAGAGTTAGTGCAAGAACTcctattattaatgaagaacaatttGGTGATAGTAATGTTGCGTCACCAACGATATCTGAAACAAGCCCACACGATGATGATGCTGCTATTTCAAATGCTCATTATAATATGAAGGTCAAAGACTTAGAAGCTGATTTATACATTTTGAAGCAAGAAAGGGATCAATTAAAGGACAACGTTACTTCCTTGCAAAAAGAATTGTATCTTTCTCAAAATACTCAATAA